The stretch of DNA aaaccaaaccggttcggaaaaaaaccctaaaaattcctaAACCTACCCTCCCAAACCCCCACCCCGAAACGAACGAAGCTGCTCCCTGCTATGTGAGTGTGAGAAAGCCCCCCCAGCCGTCCCTGACCCTAACCCCACAAATCTCCAATCCCTAACCTGTGGCTGCGCTCTCTAGTCTCTACTACTCAGTCGCTCTCGCTCTCTCTTCTCTAAATTCCCAATCCCTAACCTGCGCGCCCAAATCTCCCCAATCTCTCACTACTCAGTTGCTTTCGCTCCTCCGAATCCCGACGCCGACGCTGAAGCCTTCCTCTTTGCAAAGACGCTACCCACTGACCCAGAAGGTAGCACAGCACTGACCCAGAAGAGAGAGCACAGCACCAGCAGTGTTGAGACGCCACCACCCAATGCCAGCAGTGGTTCTGGGTTCTCCCACTCAGCGCCACTTTCATCAGTTCAACCCACTCCCAGCACCTCCGAGTCTCCAAGTCAGCCTTCCTCCCAAGTCAACATAGAGCCCAAGCCACCGATTCAGGTAATTTGCTGTTTATTGCTGTTTACTGGTTGTTTGTTGGTGGTTGTTTACTGTCAATATAGAGCCCGAGTCAATATGAACCATTTGCTGTTTACTGGTGGTTGCtgtttattgttgtttatgGTTTCTCTTTATTGCTGTTTAATTTGCTGGTTATTAAATTATTGTTCAGTGTATTGAGATCAGTGTATTGTTCAGtttattattgataatttgGTATTGCTGGATTGCTGGTTatagatttatttttcaatttatttcttgatgctggttattgatttattgttgAATGTTGATAACTCGGTAATTGGTATTGCTGGATTGCTACTAGTTTATTGTGCTGGATTGCTACTGGTTTATGGTATTGCTGGATTGCTGCTGGTTGATAACTTTTTGTGTTTCTGGCCttgatttattgtatttatttatgtagTTTGACAACAGTTCAAACGAGATATAGGCTTTTTGGTGGTAACTATCAAAGATCTACTCGGCAAGATCCTCCTGAAATTAGCACACACGAGCTTGAAGCACATGAAACTTCTTTTGCTATGGAATTTGAGAAGGAAATACAATTCAATGAGAGTGTTAACAAGAATGAGGTGGATTTATATCTTATGGAGGCATTAGAGAAGAGTGGTGTGTAATTCGACATTCTAAATTGGTGGAAAGTGAATTCCATTAAATATCCAATTCTTGGGCAGATTGCAAGAGACATCTTAGCCATGCCAATTTCCACCGTTGCTTCAGAATCGGCATTTAGTACTGGAGGAAGGGTGTTGAATAATTATAGGAGTTCTCTAACTCCGAGGACAGCTGAAGCGTTAATTTGTACACAAAATTGGCTCCGAAACTCTCCAAAACTTGTCATTGAGAAACTCATCGAGGAATTGGAGAAGTTGGAATTAGGTATGGTTAAGTTTCTActtataattttctttattttaatctagtttttattaatatatattatttgttatgATTGTTTCttgatttatatattttgtagaaGTTGCACCCACTCCTTATCCTAATGAAGAAGATTCTGTTGTTGAGTCTGATTGAGTAAATCTTGTTATGGTAGGAATTTTTCtccttatattattattattataattattattgttgttgttcttattatgtaactatttttttatttcaggttGGTTTGCATTAAGAAGTTTAGCTATTTTGTTGGAGAAGATACCATAATTTTGCTATCAGTTTaatgacaatttatttttatttttagttgtgtTGACTATTGAACTATTGAACTTCTTTAATTGTCGTATTTGAATTCTATTGTcgttaaattttattagatcaAGACTTTGTTAGCTATTGTGTATTTCGGTTTGTCGATTTCAATGTTACGACTTTGCATAATAGTAtggtagatttttttttatttgattgaaaaaaccgaacaaaccgaaccaaacaaaattgattttaattggtttggtttggttcgaatGAACTTGACaaaaaaaccgaaccaaaccaaaccgcaCTTTAATTAGACGATCGGATCGGATGGCTTTTCCCtcaaaaaccaaaccaaaccgcaCCGCAAACACCCCTacttactgtggctaggaaaggtcttcccaaTATGATGGAATCACCTCCCTCTTCATCTagatccaaaatcacaaaatctgctgaaAATACGAACTTATTCACCTTGACCAAGAGGTTCTCAACCACTCCAGTAGGGATTACCATTGATCTGTCAGCAAGTTGCAAGGTCATCCTTATAGGTTTCACTTCTTCTATGGACAACTTTCTCATCATAGATAAGGGCATCAGATTGATACTTGACCTAAATCACACAATGCCTTATCAATGAATATATTGCCAATGGTGCTAGGTAGAAAGAAGCTTCCAAGGTCCTTGAGCTTTGGTGGTAGTCCTTTCTGAATCACAGCACTACATTCTTAAGTTAGAATTACTGTTTCTTTTTCATCCCAGCGTCTCTTTTTGTTGATAAGCTCCTTTAGGAATTTTACATACAGAGGCATCTGCTCCAATGCTTCAGCAAGTGGAAtattgatttccagcttcttgaaaacTTCTAGGAACATGGGGAACTGTTGGTCTTTAAGCTCTCTGTTGAACCTTTGATGATATGGAAGGGAAGGAATGTATGGCTTCTCCACCTTCTTCTGTTCTTGTGGATGCTCCTTCAtgatttgttttcctttttttgagGCTTGTGGCTCTTCCTCATTCTCCTTGAGCTTCCCCTGATCTTTCTCTTcaatttctatttctttcttgCTGTTGACCTTGTCATCCTCCAATGTTCTTCCACTTCTGAGTTGAATTGCTTTACATTCTTCTTTATGGTTGGAAATGGTATCACTTGGAAGTGCACTGGTTGGTCTTTCAGCCACTGTTTGCTTGGACAGTTGTCCAATTTGTCTTTCCAAATTCCTTAGTGAAGCTTCATGGTTCTTATTGGCCAATTCTTGATGCTTGATCATCTTCTCCATCATCATCTCCAAGTTGGAAATCCTTTGATCTTCTTGATGTGGTTGTGGTTGATTGTAGGATGTGGATGGTGGGTGAAAGTTATTTTGGTTAGCTGAggggttattgggtggatagtAGTTGAATGAGGGTtggttattttgtggttttttgtATGGATTTTGGTTAGTATTTTGATGGTTTGTGATACGTGAATTGTTTTGGTTGGAATTTTTCTGCCAAGGCTGCTGGTTTTGGTTGTCTACCCACCTCAAATTGGGGTGGTTCCTCTAGGATGAGTTGTAGGTATCTCCATGGAACTCATTTTGTCCAGCTCCTTGGTtatgcatgtattggacttgctcagGCTGTTGCACTTCATATCTCTCTTCTTTTTGTCCCTATGTAGGTGATGGTTGATTAGAAGTGTTTACTGCTGCAATTTGAAGACCATCAATCCTATTGGCCATCATCTCcatttgttgttgaatctgtTGATGCATCACCTTGTTTTGGGCCAAGATGGTGTCCACACCTTCAAGTTCTAACATGCCTCCCTTTGGAGCTGGTTGGCACCGCCTTTGATGAGCATAGAAGTATTGGTtgttgatgagcagataatttatacgctttttgacattgtttttaggtagtttttagcatgttttattcaatttttattatatttttattagtgtttatgcaaaaatcacatttctagactttaccatgagtttgtgtatttttctgtaattttagatattttctggctgaaattgagggacctgagcaaaaatctgattcagaggcgaagaaaggactgcagatgctgttggattctgaccttcctgcacttgaagtggattttctggagctacagaagcccaattggtgcgttcgcaattgcattggaaagtagacatcttgggctttccagaaatgtttaatagttcatactttgcccaagatttgatggcccaaactggcgttaaaattcccaccagagaccctttttctggcgtaaaacactGGAACTAGCACCagaactagagttaaacgcccaaactggcatccaagctggcgtttaactccagaaaaggcctatgcacatgtaaagctcaatgctcagcccaagcacacaccaagtgggccccggaaatagatttttgcactatttgcacttagttacttattttctgtaatccttagtaacttgtttagtataaatagcactttttactattgtattttatctTTGGATCATCTTTCGATCTTTTGATCAACTTTATGCttggctggcctcacggccatgcctaagctatttgttcttatgtattttccaacggtggagtttctacacatcatagattaaggtgccgagctctgctattcttcatgaattaatgcaagtactattgtttttctttcaattcatgcttacttcttctccaagatatactctcgtacttaattcagttaagtcagaatgaaggggtgacccgtgacaatcacccactatcttcgttactcgcttagccaagatccgcgtgcctaacaaccacaagcgatctacatgatgttcaacgttgTCATTGGACGATAGTCAGAGTATAGTCTCTTAGGTCTCTGATCTACGGACCGAGTCTGTGAGGTTAGAACcttcatggtataggctagaaccaattggcagtattcttgagattcaaaaagtctaaaccttgtctatggtattctgagtaggatctgggatgggatgactgtgacgagattcaaactcatgaatgttgggcgcagtgacagtgtgctaaaggatagagagattctattccgacacaagtgagaactgacagatgattagccgtacggtagctgtgcctggtatttttcatccgagacgagaaatccgacagttgattagccatacaaAAATCGTagcctggaccattttcactgagaggatcatacagcttgccatggaagggagcacacatgattggatgaagacaataggaaagcagaggttcagaagcaacaaagcatcttcaaacgcttatctgaaattcccaccaatgaattacataagtgtctttattttattttacattttatttatcctttaattatcaaaacctcataaccgattgaatctgcctgactaagatttacaggatgactatagcttgcttcaagctggcaatctccatgggatcgacccttactcacgtaaagttttattacttggacgacccagtgcacttgctggttagttgtaccagAATTATGAAAAGGGTGAATCACAATTCCATGCACCAAggttttggcgccgttgccggggaatgtttgagtttggacaactgacggttcatcttgttgcttagattgagtaattttattttatgtttaagctttttatttttattttcaaaaaatacaaaaaaattaataaaattataaaaaccaaaaattttttgtgtttcttgtttgagtctagtgtcaaattttaagtttggtgtcttgcatgtctttaaTCTTTcttagattttcgaaaattcatcatgtgttctttcttgatcttcaagttgttcttgatgattttctttgtttagccttatgattttcttgttttgtgttttatgttgcttttcatatgtattttcgaatccatagtgtctaaacattcaaaatttctaagtttggtgtcttgcatatctttcttttcttaaatatttttcaaaaatatgttcttgatgttcatcttgatattcaAAGTTTTCCTGCatgtattatttgttttgatcttaaaattttatgttttgtttcattttgttgtttttctctctcctcattcaaaattcaagagtaaaaaaatatcttttcctttttcttctcataatttttgaaattttgagttgacttggtaaaaaaattttaaaatttagttgtttcttattagtcaagtcaaaatttcaaataaaaaaaattatatatcttttcagtaaataatacagagaaatgaaggattagaacataaagcagaggaatcacagagaaaataAGCTTAATGGCGTTAAAACGCTAGTACAGAGGCAttttaggcgttaaacgccagaatggctatcattctggaCGTGTAATGCCAGTAAagctatcattctgggcgtttaacgccagtaaaggtatcattctgggcgttaaacgccagaatgggcagcattttgggcgtttaatgccagaatgggcagcattctgggcgtttaacgccagaaatggcagcattctgggcgtttagtaAAACGCCCAATAAAGAaggattcctggcgtttaacgccagccagggtatttggctgggcattaaacacccaaaGAGACAGTCAAGCGGGCATTAAACGCTAGAAGggatagcattctgggcgtttaacgccatgatgacacaagggaggaacaaggataaggacattcttgttgaagctgatcctgaacctgaaaggactctgaagaggaagctaagagaagctaaagcactacacTTCAGAGAGGACCTTacagaaaattttgaagaagaagcatacatggcagccgaacccaacaacaatgctagagacgtaaggaagatgcttggtgactatactgcaccaacttccaaattctatggaagaaacatctcaattcctgccattgtaGCAAACAATCTTGAGCTTAAGCCTCCATTAGagtctctaatgcagcagaattgcaagttttatggacttccatcagaagatcctcatcagttcttagctgaattcttgcagatatgtgatactgttaagtccaatggggttgatcccaagatctacagacttatgcttttcccctaggacatggttggactcacaacctagagaaagcctgaactcttgggacaagttggtcaCTGCTTTCTTGAACAAattttttccacctcaaaagctgagcatgCTTAGAGTGgacgtccaaaccttcagacaaaaagaaggtgaatccctctatgaaacttgggaaagatacaagcaattgatcagaaggtgtccttcttacatgctttcagaatcgagcatcttggatatattctatgatggtctgtctgaattgtccaagatgtcattggaccactcttctggtggatctcttcatctgaagagaaCCCCTGTAgaatctcaagaactcattgaggtggttgcaaataaccagttcatgtacacttctgaaagaaatcctgtgaataatgggatgactcagaagaaaagagttcttgagattgatactctgaatgccatattggctcagaacaaaatattgactcagcaggtgttccgagggttacctgaaactgtaggtcgatctcgaatgagatcttctgtgctggtcggagctgacgtgtctgacttgttggagcTGTTgcgtctgacttgttggatctAGCGGTCGGAGCTATCGTGTCCGACTCGTTGGATCTGGTggccggagctgtcgtgtctgacttgttggacttggtggaggtgctgaaccttcatcaccggagggtagtggtacctgcaagggactccgatgcttaagttagtaagggtattaagcaggtttttagtagaatcaaagtatgagttatacttgggtgctccagtgtatttatagtagtgtggaATGatctttctggagataagatagttatcttatcttatctttgagtgaagtcatcttatctttaaggggaaccgcctttatctttcttggccttggctgcctttagatttgggttATGTCCCTTCATTTGGGCTTGCTTGGGCCTCTTatggcgatttggccgagctctttgagaagaggtcggtaaTGGACCAACCTTCCAAGAGGTCGGTCATGGGCGAACCTTCTAAGAGGTCGGTCACGAGTCAACCTTCTAAGAGATCGGCCAACCCGGTCCTTTATAACTCGAACCGatgtatgaacagtgcccctgcttgagttcggacCTTTCCGTGAGATTGTGCtttcagagcttcgatctctttgggGAAGTCATGCTCAAGCATCCTAACTTTGGTCGATTCTTGAGTAGTTTCTCCTTGTGCAAGTCTGGTATTGCCCCTTTTAGTTTGTTGAGGGGACTTTTCAGCCTTCTTCTGACTTATTTGTCTTCACTAttcgggctttttagtcataatccaataactttttaggtagtgttccgatggggaacccttttatagtttgtttggatgactttttagcgcCGTTTTGATTTGTGCTCTTGccttttaagtagtgtcttttttcaagTCTTCGTACCTTTCAGCAAAGTATTCCTGGCCTTCCTCTGGCCGTTGTGAGATGTATTTATcctttttgtggatctttgtagagtgttggtactttgttgtccgacctcttttttATCACATTTGGTTTTGTCCACTTTCTGCTTTGGTCGAAGTGGTCCTTGGAGCTAACTTGTCCgataactttttagtgttcACATAGAACACTTTCTAGTCagtctgaacaattttgatagccttATCGTGGAGTCGTGGCTTTTTGGGAAGAGCTGTGTCCCTTTTAGCACACGCCTTCTGTTGGTCGACTTTTCTTGTCAGATCTCCTTGAGTtattgacgttaggatttttgccagtaaagaagttcataaaaacagtcgtgttgtagatatagtctctaaaccgacagaaatcccttcgtacaaacgttttgggtgtcacaagtaacaaacccctttaaaaattgttaaccgagtattcaaacctcgggtcgtcttctcaaggaactgcaaggaagtatgttcttattattggctataaagGTTGTGAATTCGGGGTTTAGAAGGTGAGAAGCAAGtgatttaaatgacaagtaaagtaaatggcaattaaaataaataaataccgtaaagcaaacttttggtAAGGtaagagaaattagaagtccaacttagttatccctctcaacaataatgaaagttgtatcttaattccacttagttaacctttgaaGCAAAGgtaagtcaagggactaattagtttgaccttcaaatcctatttatttcctaagaaaaagttgggattattgaagttcagtttaattagcaagataacgattatcacttacgctgagtttgataactgttgagttactgatttcttaaccaagaccaaaagggggAAAAAGTAAATTGCTGGAATAAAATACCTTCAGATCGAAAGCAATGATAACGTAAATAAAAGCAagcaatcataaactgaaaatacctcaattatcattaattcaaacaataatctgtgacatggaataattcataaattaaattataaaagtaaataattaactcaaatgCTGGAATAAATAAGTAAAGTGAAAGGGAAGCTTAAaaacaaaggaatataaaaaacctggatcgagagtcactcttacaagctaagagaagtcctaaatcctaatcctcagagagagaggagagaacctctctcactaaaaactacatctaaaacttgaaaagtga from Arachis duranensis cultivar V14167 chromosome 4, aradu.V14167.gnm2.J7QH, whole genome shotgun sequence encodes:
- the LOC107484512 gene encoding uncharacterized protein LOC107484512; protein product: MEKMIKHQELANKNHEASLRNLERQIGQLSKQTVAERPTSALPSDTISNHKEECKAIQLRSGRTLEDDKVNSKKEIEIEEKDQGKLKENEEEPQASKKGKQIMKEHPQEQKKVEKPYIPSLPYHQRFNRELKDQQFPMFLEVFKKLEINIPLAEALEQMPLSSINLMPLSMMRKLSIEEVKPIRMTLQLADRSMVIPTGVVENLLVKVNKFVFSADFVILDLDEEGGDSIILGRPFLATVSRGVCGAVWFGF